The Candidatus Eisenbacteria bacterium DNA segment ACAGGACGGCTCCGGAGAGCGCCCCGGACGGTCAGGAGAATCCGGCTCCGCCCGGAATTTAGAGAAATTCCCGGATTTGGAAGATCGAGCGGAACGGGACGCCGCGCGACTTGAACTCCTCGGCGCCTCCTTCGTTCCGATCCACGACGCACGCGACGACGCACACGGCCCCGCCCGCTTCCCGCACCGCTTCGCAGGCCGCGAGCGCGCTTCCGCCCTTCGTGATCACGTCGTCCACGATCGCCGCGGGGAGCTTCTTGTCGAAGGGGCCCTCGATACGCCGCGCGGTTCCGTAGGCCTTTTCGGATTTTCGCACGATGAAACCAGGAAGCCCGCGCCCCTGGATCTCCGTCCACGTAAGGAGCGCCCCGACGATCGGGTCGGCACCCAGCGTCAGTCCCCCCACCGCGCGGGCGCCGTATTCGAGCAGGATGGGGTCGAGGAGGCGCGCGATCAGGACCGCGCCCTCGGGATGAAGGCTCGTCTGCCGAACGTCCGCGTAGTATTTGCTCTTGAGGCCCGAGGAAAGGGTGAAATCGCCGAAGCGGATCGAGCGCTCGAGCAGGATTTCCTTGAGCCTCGCCCGGTCCGCTTCCAACTCCGCGGGGAGGCCGGTCGCGCGTGTCACGCGCGATGGATACCACAGTCCCATGCAGCCGCGAACGGGAAAGTGCTATTCTGCGCGACTCGTTTCGGAACCGCGTTTCACCGGGCTGAGGTGCTCTCATGAGGTGGATCCGAGG contains these protein-coding regions:
- the pyrE gene encoding orotate phosphoribosyltransferase, whose product is MGLWYPSRVTRATGLPAELEADRARLKEILLERSIRFGDFTLSSGLKSKYYADVRQTSLHPEGAVLIARLLDPILLEYGARAVGGLTLGADPIVGALLTWTEIQGRGLPGFIVRKSEKAYGTARRIEGPFDKKLPAAIVDDVITKGGSALAACEAVREAGGAVCVVACVVDRNEGGAEEFKSRGVPFRSIFQIREFL